A portion of the Avibacterium sp. 20-132 genome contains these proteins:
- a CDS encoding YtjB family periplasmic protein has product MQLIKEKALKIAMIFIIILFCLGIMGVILFGVQQFKLGSQLASINQVTNLSHLLVRQQANLFSMLLLNNAKSEQLTENLDNFVKEDFILDASVYSQRGELLAQSSNASLLRLQLGLDQPVAKEIINQQIVEPIYSSEGVEGFLRVTFNNKYGQTTQSKINLIFNRLYGEIIIVFLTGVLFASSIHYFLSRYRRVKRKQLELSQPVKKPSSPTNRLTYHRKRRRFKNKA; this is encoded by the coding sequence GTGCAACTTATTAAAGAAAAAGCACTAAAAATTGCGATGATTTTTATCATCATCTTATTTTGCCTTGGCATAATGGGCGTGATTTTATTCGGCGTGCAGCAATTTAAGCTAGGATCACAATTAGCCAGTATTAACCAAGTCACCAATCTTTCCCATTTATTAGTGCGTCAGCAAGCGAATTTATTTTCAATGCTCTTGCTCAATAATGCAAAATCAGAACAACTAACCGAAAACTTGGATAATTTTGTGAAAGAAGATTTTATCCTTGACGCCTCGGTTTATTCTCAGCGGGGCGAGCTGTTAGCGCAGAGTTCCAATGCTTCATTGTTACGTCTGCAATTAGGGCTTGATCAGCCCGTAGCAAAAGAAATCATCAATCAGCAAATTGTTGAACCGATTTATTCTTCTGAGGGGGTAGAAGGTTTTTTGCGTGTTACCTTCAATAATAAATATGGACAAACGACACAAAGCAAAATCAACCTGATTTTTAACCGTCTTTACGGTGAGATCATTATTGTGTTTCTCACTGGCGTGCTATTTGCCAGTTCCATTCATTATTTTTTAAGCCGTTATCGCCGAGTGAAACGCAAACAACTTGAGCTTTCACAACCAGTTAAAAAGCCATCCTCTCCAACAAACCGTTTAACCTATCATCGCAAACGCAGACGATTTAAAAATAAAGCATAA
- the rpsT gene encoding 30S ribosomal protein S20 has product MANIKSAKKRAIQSEKRRQHNASQRSMMRTYIKKVYAAVAAGEKAAAQAAFLEMQKVVDRMASKGLIHKNKAANHKSKLSAQIKKLA; this is encoded by the coding sequence TTGGCTAATATCAAGTCAGCTAAAAAACGCGCGATTCAATCAGAAAAACGTCGCCAACACAATGCAAGCCAACGCTCTATGATGCGTACTTACATTAAGAAAGTATATGCTGCAGTTGCTGCAGGTGAAAAAGCGGCTGCACAAGCGGCTTTCTTAGAAATGCAAAAAGTTGTGGACCGTATGGCATCTAAAGGCTTAATCCACAAAAATAAAGCAGCAAATCACAAATCTAAATTATCTGCTCAAATTAAAAAATTAGCATAA
- the murJ gene encoding murein biosynthesis integral membrane protein MurJ, with protein MSKRLLKSGIIVSTMTLLSRVLGLVRDVIIAHIIGAGLSADVFLFANRIPNFLRRLFAEGAFSQAFVPVLAEYQKTGDLNKTQQFISKVSGTLGGLVTLVTAFAMVFSPVVAAIFGTGWFIDWLNDGVNGVKFEQASLLLKITFPYLWFITFVALSGAILNTLGKFGVMAFSPVLLNIAMICAALFLAPHTASPDLALAIGIFMGGLLQFLFQLPFLKQAGLLVKPKWAWNDEGVKKIRTLMLPALFGVSVSQINLLLDTFIASFLMTGSISWLYYSDRLLEFPLGLFGIAISTVILPTLARHHVNRTDNAEKSALDFRNTMDWGVRMILLLGVPAMIGIGVLAQPMLLVLFMRGEFLFSDVQAASYSLWAFNMGLLSFMLIKILANGYYARQDTKTPVKIGIIAMVSNMAFNLLAIPFSYVGLAIASAMSATLNAYLLYRGLAQANVYHFSKQSAVFFVKVFTAGLIMGAVIWHYCPSLIQWQQMALLQRIHWLVWLIALAALIYGGALLLLGIRKRHLVHS; from the coding sequence TTGAGTAAACGATTATTAAAATCTGGCATTATCGTCAGTACAATGACTTTATTATCTCGCGTGCTTGGACTGGTACGAGATGTGATTATCGCCCACATTATTGGGGCGGGTTTAAGTGCTGATGTGTTTCTTTTCGCCAACCGTATCCCTAATTTTTTACGCCGTTTATTTGCTGAAGGGGCATTTTCCCAAGCATTTGTCCCTGTCTTAGCAGAATACCAAAAAACAGGTGATCTCAATAAAACGCAACAATTTATCAGTAAAGTATCGGGAACATTAGGGGGCTTAGTCACCCTTGTTACCGCCTTTGCGATGGTTTTCTCTCCTGTAGTTGCCGCCATTTTCGGCACGGGCTGGTTTATTGATTGGTTGAATGATGGGGTAAATGGGGTGAAATTTGAGCAAGCCTCGCTGTTACTCAAAATTACCTTTCCTTATTTATGGTTTATTACCTTTGTTGCCTTGTCGGGGGCAATTTTAAACACGCTAGGTAAATTTGGTGTAATGGCATTTTCGCCCGTGTTACTTAATATTGCAATGATTTGCGCCGCCCTTTTCCTCGCACCGCACACTGCCAGCCCAGATCTTGCGCTTGCCATTGGGATCTTTATGGGTGGTTTGTTGCAGTTTTTATTTCAGTTGCCTTTTTTAAAACAAGCGGGATTATTAGTAAAACCGAAATGGGCGTGGAATGATGAAGGGGTAAAAAAAATCCGCACACTGATGCTCCCAGCCTTATTCGGGGTTTCCGTCAGTCAAATCAATTTATTGCTTGATACCTTTATCGCCAGTTTCTTGATGACAGGATCCATCAGCTGGCTTTATTATTCCGATCGCTTGCTCGAATTTCCTCTTGGATTATTTGGTATTGCGATTTCTACTGTGATTTTGCCAACACTCGCGCGCCACCACGTTAATCGTACAGATAATGCAGAAAAAAGTGCGCTGGATTTCCGTAACACGATGGATTGGGGAGTGCGAATGATTTTATTGCTTGGCGTGCCAGCAATGATTGGTATCGGAGTACTTGCCCAACCAATGTTACTCGTTCTCTTTATGCGCGGTGAATTTTTATTTTCTGATGTGCAAGCCGCGTCTTATTCTTTATGGGCATTTAATATGGGGTTACTCAGTTTTATGCTAATCAAAATTCTGGCCAATGGCTATTATGCCCGTCAAGATACCAAAACGCCGGTGAAAATCGGTATTATTGCGATGGTGAGCAATATGGCATTCAACCTGCTTGCGATTCCATTTAGTTATGTTGGCCTTGCCATTGCATCGGCAATGTCTGCTACCTTAAATGCCTATTTACTCTACCGTGGTCTGGCGCAAGCCAATGTGTATCACTTTAGTAAACAAAGTGCGGTGTTTTTTGTCAAAGTTTTTACCGCTGGGCTAATAATGGGGGCTGTCATTTGGCACTATTGCCCAAGTTTAATTCAGTGGCAACAAATGGCATTGCTTCAGCGTATTCACTGGCTAGTGTGGCTCATCGCACTCGCCGCACTGATTTATGGCGGTGCTTTGCTACTTTTAGGCATCCGCAAACGCCATTTAGTACATTCATAG
- the tamA gene encoding autotransporter assembly complex protein TamA, giving the protein MKLLQQKKRHSLSVLSLLATCVLTSLNVYAEHTVDLKVIGVKGVKAIENVDIYTKMIDPEEADGSERYQYIVSEAIKKALRVYGYYNINIDFTLQPAKGGKRPVLIADVNAGKPVLLTGMDIQILGQAKEDDTFQALNKKLPKLGELLYHSKYEDYKSELQQLALARGYFDADFDVSQLLVRPSTYQGWWKIIFDSGERYRFGKFTFERSQIREDYLRNMMEIKEGQPYLINDLSNFTNDYTSTNWFSSVLVQPHLDEKNKIVDVDVLLTPRKKNAMDLGIGYSTDVGPRFQWGWTKPWINSRGHSFRFNLYASAPKQTVEAVYKMPLLKNPLRYYYEFSTGYEREKTNDTETSSGTFAALRYWNRVSGWQHALGLRVRYDSFTQADHSDRTWLVYPTGSISRTRLKGGLFPTWGDAQRLTVDLGRKLWLSDANFLKIQASSAWIRTFADNHRFVLRGEIGWLHTKNIEKIPPALRFFAGGDRSVRGYGYKKISPKNSDGQLIGGTHLMAGSLEYQYQVYENWWLATFADTGLAANTYSVNELRYGAGIGVRWASPIGAVKLDIATPIRDKDKSKNVQFYIGLGSEL; this is encoded by the coding sequence ATGAAATTATTACAGCAGAAAAAACGCCATTCACTCAGTGTGCTGAGTTTGCTGGCGACTTGTGTTTTAACCAGTCTAAATGTTTACGCTGAGCATACTGTCGATCTCAAAGTCATTGGTGTAAAAGGGGTAAAAGCCATTGAGAATGTGGATATTTACACCAAGATGATCGATCCTGAAGAAGCCGATGGTTCAGAACGCTATCAATATATCGTAAGCGAAGCGATCAAAAAAGCCTTGCGCGTTTACGGCTATTACAACATTAATATTGATTTCACCTTGCAACCTGCGAAAGGGGGAAAACGCCCTGTACTCATCGCCGATGTCAATGCAGGTAAACCTGTTTTGCTGACAGGAATGGATATTCAAATCTTGGGACAAGCAAAGGAAGATGACACTTTTCAAGCATTGAATAAAAAATTACCCAAACTTGGTGAATTGCTTTATCACTCCAAATACGAAGATTACAAAAGTGAATTACAACAATTAGCCTTAGCCCGAGGCTATTTTGATGCAGATTTTGACGTTTCCCAGCTTTTAGTTCGCCCTTCCACCTATCAAGGCTGGTGGAAGATTATTTTTGATAGTGGCGAACGCTACCGCTTCGGCAAGTTTACCTTTGAACGCTCACAAATTCGCGAAGATTATTTGCGTAATATGATGGAAATTAAAGAGGGGCAACCTTATTTAATTAATGATCTCTCAAACTTTACCAATGATTATACCTCGACTAACTGGTTTAGCTCCGTGTTAGTGCAACCTCACCTTGATGAAAAAAACAAAATCGTTGATGTGGATGTGTTACTCACGCCACGCAAAAAAAATGCGATGGATCTCGGTATCGGTTATTCCACTGATGTAGGACCTCGTTTCCAATGGGGCTGGACCAAACCTTGGATCAACAGTCGTGGGCATAGCTTCCGTTTTAATCTGTATGCTTCTGCGCCGAAACAAACGGTGGAAGCGGTATATAAAATGCCATTGTTAAAAAATCCCCTACGTTATTATTATGAATTTTCCACCGGTTATGAACGTGAAAAAACAAATGATACCGAAACATCGTCAGGCACCTTTGCCGCATTACGTTATTGGAATCGCGTTTCTGGCTGGCAACACGCACTAGGATTGCGTGTACGTTATGATTCTTTTACCCAAGCCGATCATTCTGATAGAACGTGGCTGGTTTACCCAACAGGCTCAATCAGCCGAACACGCTTAAAAGGAGGATTATTCCCCACTTGGGGCGATGCACAGCGTTTGACGGTGGATTTAGGACGTAAATTATGGCTTTCTGATGCAAATTTCTTAAAAATTCAGGCGTCTAGCGCTTGGATTCGTACCTTTGCCGATAATCATCGATTTGTTTTACGAGGTGAAATTGGTTGGTTGCACACCAAAAATATTGAGAAAATTCCCCCCGCACTTCGTTTTTTTGCCGGGGGCGATCGCAGTGTGCGTGGTTACGGCTATAAAAAAATCTCACCTAAAAATTCTGATGGACAGCTTATAGGGGGAACTCACCTTATGGCTGGAAGTTTGGAATATCAATACCAAGTTTATGAAAACTGGTGGCTCGCCACCTTTGCGGATACAGGGCTTGCAGCAAATACGTACTCCGTTAATGAATTACGTTATGGCGCAGGCATCGGGGTACGTTGGGCATCACCGATTGGCGCAGTAAAATTGGATATTGCCACGCCCATTCGGGATAAAGACAAAAGTAAAAATGTGCAATTTTACATTGGGTTAGGTTCAGAATTATAG
- the tamB gene encoding autotransporter assembly complex protein TamB gives MTKETQQTIPSSQETQHQTAEQQSGENQTEQSPSPKKKRSLWRMLLCLSAVIFLPIFVLLATLATSQGQRGLIQLVDKLMDSLSIAQIEGGLQNGLTLHNVKFQSEGVDTQVQQAHLQLDLACLLKAKICLNDLTIQQPKIQIDTSRLPPSEEKDNNPSPMKKIHLPVAIQVDNVQVQDLALNIDQTQINLAHFSTALSLNNESGFTLAPTHINDLLVQTYALSEKEKNAEKTAIKSTKPTTQAIDWQQLEQTLTPALLANLSKIELPFDLHITDIQGKNWQYQPHFNRQNNTAKNEATSTDTQQIDVPSLQIKADATGDQIQLQSLNITSSVGTLEGQGTMQLDEDFPLNFQLNSQLKGYAPLTIPQADLNVQLSGKLRGQTQLHLQSKGDINAELVGNVALNQEKTPFDLKLTSKNLQYPFDKKEKDPLKVQNVMLNLNGDLLAYHAQLNAEVSGMGVPKTQLTSQLHGKLWQVSIEQFELNALQGNAHLSCEVNWQKGVQWQSAVDFSQLNLTPYLPSMPALLSGNFSSQGQIDGQNWAIQVPDLTINGTLSRQPLSLKGKLSADSTKWLSVPNLLLNYGENRIAMQGEISQQSDLSLDIHAPNLRGLLPELSATLFGYAKLKGDIREPNLSVDLTGNNIRFQQLQLNKFAIKGDIRSHQIISGELNANVAGLKYADVAINQATLALSGDEKNHQLQLQSQGKPVAANLKIVGNFDRTSQNWKGQISGVDIQSPVGKWQTNQGITVNYNQNNITATVSSHCWLNSDVELCFPQTFTAGKNGEVPFQVRKLDLALINKLLDKEQNQTQIKGQLQSQGSVAWFSDKPLKLNVQVTGNHLSVAQKIDYRTFNLAIPKVDINAQMENNNLNLDSAIDLAEQGRVTSNLKLQDLAKSRTLGGSLSIHRLNLNLANQLLSSGEKVKGEIEANLTFGGNLNSPLIHGNFDVNHLTATMKSLPFTIKDGNLSMRFAGNRSTLQGYVESPESRLDITGNADWKDIDHWNTHVQAKADRFNVNIPSMAKLKISPNVELNANPKLLDISGTVDIPWARIAIEQLPDSAVTVSSDEVILDGPDKTKVGLKNGEIKARTKSGMEIRSDLKISIGNDVTLNAYGLNTSLNGLLSVKQDKGKLGLFGQIYLKNGRYAAYGQDLLIRKGQISFSGLPSQPMLNIEAIRNPTAMENSNITAGVKVIGLATAPQVTVFSDPASSQDEALSYLLTGRSLENSGEAGSGGSIGAALLGMGLAKSGKLVGGIGEAFGVQNLSLGTQGVGDSSKVTVSGNITPRLQLKYGVGLFDGLAEFTVRYKLLPQLYLQSVSGVNQAFDLLYHFEF, from the coding sequence ATGACAAAAGAAACGCAACAAACCATACCGTCCAGCCAAGAAACACAACATCAAACTGCTGAACAGCAAAGCGGAGAAAATCAGACGGAACAATCCCCTTCACCAAAGAAAAAACGTTCCCTATGGCGAATGTTGCTATGCCTAAGTGCGGTGATTTTTTTGCCCATTTTTGTCTTGCTTGCCACTCTTGCGACTAGCCAAGGTCAGCGCGGTCTTATTCAGCTTGTTGATAAACTTATGGATAGCCTTTCTATTGCGCAAATAGAAGGCGGATTGCAAAATGGACTCACCCTGCATAATGTGAAATTTCAGTCAGAGGGCGTCGATACTCAAGTTCAACAAGCCCATCTGCAACTGGATTTAGCTTGCTTGTTAAAAGCCAAAATTTGCCTGAATGATCTCACCATTCAACAACCGAAAATTCAGATTGATACCTCACGGCTTCCGCCTTCAGAAGAAAAGGATAACAATCCTAGCCCAATGAAAAAAATCCACCTCCCTGTGGCAATACAAGTAGATAATGTGCAAGTGCAGGATTTAGCGTTAAATATCGATCAAACACAAATCAATTTAGCTCATTTTTCCACCGCACTTAGCCTAAATAATGAAAGCGGTTTTACCCTTGCACCAACACACATTAATGATTTGTTAGTGCAAACTTACGCCTTATCAGAAAAAGAAAAAAACGCAGAAAAAACCGCGATAAAATCAACCAAGCCAACGACGCAAGCCATTGATTGGCAACAGCTAGAACAGACACTCACCCCCGCATTGCTTGCCAATTTAAGCAAAATTGAACTGCCTTTCGATTTGCATATTACGGATATTCAAGGTAAAAACTGGCAATATCAACCCCATTTTAACCGCCAAAATAACACGGCGAAAAATGAAGCCACATCCACTGATACACAACAGATTGATGTCCCTTCGTTACAAATAAAAGCCGATGCCACAGGCGATCAAATTCAACTGCAGAGCCTGAATATCACAAGCTCAGTAGGAACGCTAGAGGGGCAAGGTACAATGCAACTGGACGAGGATTTTCCTCTTAATTTTCAACTTAACAGCCAACTGAAAGGCTATGCACCATTAACAATCCCACAAGCGGATCTCAACGTGCAACTTTCTGGAAAATTGCGTGGGCAAACGCAACTTCATTTGCAAAGCAAAGGGGATATTAATGCAGAGCTGGTGGGGAATGTGGCCCTTAACCAAGAAAAAACACCTTTTGATCTCAAATTAACGAGTAAAAACTTACAGTATCCTTTTGATAAAAAAGAAAAAGATCCACTCAAAGTACAAAATGTTATGCTTAATCTCAACGGAGATTTGCTTGCTTACCACGCTCAACTTAACGCTGAAGTTTCAGGAATGGGCGTGCCAAAAACACAGCTGACAAGCCAACTTCACGGTAAACTTTGGCAGGTAAGCATTGAGCAATTTGAACTTAATGCCTTACAAGGTAATGCTCATCTAAGCTGTGAAGTAAACTGGCAAAAAGGCGTGCAATGGCAAAGTGCGGTGGATTTTTCACAATTAAATCTCACCCCATATTTACCATCAATGCCAGCGTTGTTGTCAGGCAATTTCAGCTCACAAGGACAAATTGACGGGCAAAATTGGGCTATTCAAGTACCAGATTTAACGATTAACGGTACGCTTTCACGCCAGCCATTAAGCCTAAAAGGGAAACTGAGTGCGGATAGCACCAAATGGTTAAGTGTGCCAAATCTGTTACTTAATTACGGTGAAAACCGCATTGCAATGCAAGGGGAAATTAGCCAACAATCCGATTTATCCCTTGATATTCACGCACCAAATTTACGTGGTTTATTGCCTGAACTTTCTGCCACCTTATTTGGTTATGCCAAATTAAAAGGGGATATTCGCGAGCCAAATTTAAGCGTGGATTTAACAGGTAACAATATTCGCTTCCAACAATTACAGCTGAATAAATTCGCGATTAAAGGGGATATTCGCTCACATCAAATCATTAGCGGTGAGTTAAATGCCAATGTCGCAGGCTTGAAATATGCTGATGTAGCCATTAACCAAGCAACCCTTGCGTTATCGGGCGATGAAAAAAATCACCAACTACAACTGCAATCACAAGGCAAACCCGTGGCAGCCAATCTAAAAATTGTGGGAAATTTCGACCGCACTTCACAAAACTGGAAAGGACAAATTAGCGGTGTAGATATTCAATCACCTGTTGGAAAATGGCAGACAAATCAAGGGATTACTGTAAATTATAATCAAAATAACATTACAGCTACTGTTTCCTCACATTGTTGGTTAAACAGTGATGTTGAACTGTGTTTTCCACAAACTTTCACCGCTGGAAAAAACGGTGAGGTGCCATTCCAAGTGCGTAAATTAGATTTAGCACTAATCAACAAATTATTAGATAAAGAACAAAACCAAACGCAAATCAAAGGACAATTACAAAGTCAGGGATCGGTGGCGTGGTTTAGTGATAAACCACTCAAGCTGAATGTGCAAGTAACAGGCAATCATTTATCTGTGGCGCAGAAAATTGATTATCGCACCTTTAACCTTGCCATTCCGAAAGTGGATATTAACGCACAAATGGAAAACAACAACCTGAATTTAGATTCCGCCATTGATTTAGCGGAGCAGGGGCGAGTGACCAGCAACCTAAAATTACAAGATTTAGCCAAATCTCGTACCTTAGGAGGAAGCTTGAGTATTCATCGTTTAAACCTCAATTTAGCCAATCAACTGCTTTCCAGTGGTGAAAAGGTAAAGGGTGAAATTGAAGCCAACTTAACCTTCGGTGGCAATCTTAATAGCCCACTGATTCACGGTAATTTTGATGTAAACCATCTCACTGCAACGATGAAATCTCTGCCATTTACTATTAAAGATGGCAATTTATCTATGCGTTTTGCCGGCAATCGTTCGACGTTACAAGGCTATGTGGAAAGTCCCGAAAGCCGTTTAGACATTACGGGCAACGCCGATTGGAAGGATATAGATCATTGGAACACCCACGTGCAGGCGAAAGCGGATCGCTTTAATGTGAATATTCCATCAATGGCAAAATTAAAAATTAGCCCAAATGTAGAACTCAACGCCAATCCAAAATTGCTGGATATTTCTGGTACAGTCGATATTCCTTGGGCAAGAATTGCCATTGAACAATTACCAGACAGCGCCGTTACGGTGAGTAGCGATGAAGTGATTTTAGACGGCCCTGATAAAACCAAAGTGGGGCTAAAAAACGGTGAAATTAAAGCACGTACGAAAAGCGGTATGGAGATTCGTTCTGATCTGAAAATTAGTATTGGTAATGATGTTACCCTCAACGCTTACGGCTTAAACACGAGCTTAAACGGCTTGCTTTCAGTTAAACAAGATAAAGGAAAATTGGGGTTATTCGGGCAAATTTATCTTAAAAATGGACGCTATGCCGCCTATGGGCAAGATTTATTAATCCGTAAAGGACAAATTAGTTTTTCTGGCTTGCCCTCCCAGCCGATGTTAAATATTGAGGCGATTCGCAATCCAACGGCGATGGAAAATAGCAACATTACCGCTGGGGTAAAAGTGATCGGCTTAGCGACAGCGCCACAAGTTACCGTGTTTTCTGATCCTGCAAGTTCACAAGATGAAGCCCTTTCTTACTTACTAACAGGGCGTTCACTAGAAAATAGTGGAGAGGCCGGTTCGGGTGGTTCGATCGGGGCGGCATTACTTGGTATGGGCTTAGCGAAAAGTGGAAAATTGGTTGGCGGAATTGGTGAGGCCTTTGGCGTTCAAAACCTCAGTCTAGGCACGCAAGGGGTGGGCGATAGTTCAAAAGTGACTGTCAGCGGCAACATTACCCCACGCCTACAGCTTAAATACGGTGTGGGCTTATTTGACGGCCTAGCCGAATTTACGGTACGCTACAAATTGTTACCACAGCTTTATTTACAATCTGTTTCAGGGGTAAATCAAGCCTTTGATCTACTTTATCATTTTGAATTTTAG
- the ppx gene encoding exopolyphosphatase: protein MNNENLLTKASDYLHQRGEAREIAAIDLGSNSFHMIIARIINGSIQVLSRLKQKVQLAEGLDENNHLSQEAIQRGVNCLALFAERLQGFKAENVNVVGTFTLRTAVNNAEFLRQAEQVFPYPINIITGQMEAKTIYAGVSHTQPETGRKFVVDIGGGSTEMIIGDDFHPLIAESRHMGCVSFAKKFFPQGQISAENFQRAKQSAVNKIEDLAFEYRKLGWQSVLGSSGTIKTVYQVISANLDPNGIITAQRLAQLSEKVLQVAHFDDLHLDGLNEDRADVFVPGLAIITAVFEVFGIEQMRYSDGALREGVMYSLEKNFQVSNIRQRTALALAEQFNLDVAQSERVYQCAKQLAEQYRAWQNSTLQEEMVDILLWAARLHEVGIVINHKGLQKHSAYILQNMELPGFDKEQQRLLTTLVRYQINNIKRTDFTKFSRYAEQDILALVRLLRLAILLNKSRQATVLSEKNSLKINRTLAQWTIQFDTNYLAQNPLVRNDLIAENKLLKEIDLSLTFS from the coding sequence ATGAATAACGAAAACCTTCTAACCAAAGCCTCTGATTATTTACATCAGCGTGGCGAAGCACGGGAAATCGCAGCCATTGATTTGGGTTCAAACAGCTTTCATATGATTATCGCCCGCATTATTAATGGCTCAATCCAAGTGCTTTCACGCCTCAAACAAAAAGTTCAACTTGCTGAAGGGCTAGATGAAAATAATCACTTAAGCCAAGAGGCGATTCAACGTGGGGTCAATTGTCTTGCTCTCTTTGCTGAACGGCTACAAGGTTTTAAGGCTGAAAATGTCAATGTGGTGGGAACATTCACCCTACGTACCGCCGTCAATAATGCAGAATTTTTACGCCAAGCCGAGCAGGTTTTTCCTTACCCAATTAACATTATCACAGGACAAATGGAAGCGAAAACCATTTATGCTGGCGTTTCTCACACACAACCAGAAACAGGGCGAAAATTTGTCGTAGATATTGGTGGTGGCTCAACAGAAATGATTATCGGCGATGATTTTCATCCACTGATTGCAGAAAGTCGTCATATGGGTTGTGTGAGCTTTGCCAAAAAATTCTTCCCTCAAGGACAAATCTCTGCCGAAAACTTTCAGCGCGCAAAACAAAGTGCGGTGAATAAAATTGAAGATTTGGCTTTTGAATATCGCAAATTAGGTTGGCAATCGGTTCTAGGATCATCAGGAACGATTAAAACCGTCTATCAAGTCATTAGTGCAAATCTTGACCCCAACGGGATTATCACCGCCCAGCGTTTAGCCCAGCTCAGCGAGAAAGTCTTGCAAGTCGCCCATTTTGACGATCTACATTTAGACGGTTTAAATGAAGATCGTGCAGACGTTTTCGTACCGGGACTTGCCATTATCACGGCGGTATTTGAAGTATTCGGTATTGAGCAAATGCGTTATTCCGACGGAGCATTACGTGAAGGCGTGATGTATAGCCTAGAAAAAAATTTCCAAGTAAGTAATATCCGCCAGCGCACCGCCCTTGCCCTTGCAGAACAATTTAACCTTGATGTGGCACAATCTGAACGGGTCTATCAATGTGCCAAACAGCTTGCGGAGCAATACCGCGCTTGGCAAAACAGTACATTACAAGAAGAAATGGTGGATATTCTACTTTGGGCGGCGCGACTACACGAAGTGGGCATTGTCATTAATCATAAAGGCTTGCAAAAGCACTCTGCCTACATTCTACAAAATATGGAACTACCCGGCTTTGATAAAGAGCAACAACGCTTGCTCACCACCTTAGTACGCTATCAAATCAACAACATCAAACGAACGGATTTCACTAAATTTTCTCGTTATGCCGAGCAAGATATCCTCGCCCTTGTGCGCTTATTGCGTTTAGCGATTTTGCTCAATAAATCCCGCCAAGCTACGGTATTAAGTGAAAAAAATTCGCTCAAAATTAACCGCACTTTAGCCCAATGGACAATCCAATTTGACACAAATTATTTAGCACAAAATCCATTAGTACGAAATGATCTCATCGCTGAAAACAAATTATTAAAAGAGATTGATTTGAGCTTAACTTTTTCATAA
- a CDS encoding pyrimidine dimer DNA glycosylase/endonuclease V, translating to MTRINVVPPQELCDQHLLAEHRELTRIPNAVAKGKYNLTGQPADYKLGEGHVRFFFNKLAFLKKRYDLLHQECQARGFNVQYFWSADLPQDPSLWQDYQPTEQALKINRERIQLRMPKVPRFTSLKNVEC from the coding sequence ATGACAAGGATCAATGTTGTCCCACCACAAGAACTTTGTGATCAGCACTTGCTTGCTGAGCATCGTGAACTCACACGTATTCCCAACGCGGTTGCAAAAGGGAAATACAACCTCACAGGGCAACCAGCAGACTACAAATTAGGTGAAGGACACGTTCGATTTTTCTTCAATAAGCTCGCCTTTCTAAAAAAACGTTATGACTTATTACACCAAGAATGCCAAGCGCGTGGTTTTAACGTACAATATTTTTGGTCGGCGGATTTACCCCAAGATCCTAGCCTATGGCAAGATTATCAGCCCACAGAACAGGCGCTAAAAATCAACCGCGAACGTATTCAATTAAGAATGCCAAAAGTACCGAGGTTTACATCATTAAAAAATGTGGAATGTTAA